From Oligoflexus sp., the proteins below share one genomic window:
- a CDS encoding App1 family protein, producing MNSFVRMCAGAALFLTVLPGNGGCQTLQKDEELVVFPSFAYEGRDGLVHLSFRAWIFEPEKDSLWRKSLVKSVQGFFPAPEFPSEQKTLERRLHGFTADNKEYKSPAFLLGMRSINPGPSGADGHITAEWNLTLPASEKAQLETGALPLTWQQGGRQTPIWISPEGLSVVSDIDDTIKITQVLNRKALVTNSLIKEYQPVPGMPGLYARLAARRAVFHYVSASPWQLYPDLSAFIQKNFPHGTVSLRKLRWKDSSTVDFLWKDSLAYKTSTIAELMERFPKRKFLLIGDSGEKDPEVYDSLRRRFPAQITGILIRIPPEQKSTDRKEGMEYFREPAELELVLKRWGL from the coding sequence ATGAATTCCTTCGTTCGAATGTGCGCCGGGGCGGCTTTATTCCTGACTGTCCTGCCTGGGAACGGCGGCTGTCAGACCTTGCAAAAGGATGAGGAACTCGTCGTCTTTCCATCCTTTGCCTATGAAGGCCGGGACGGGCTAGTGCATCTGAGTTTTCGGGCCTGGATATTTGAACCCGAAAAGGATTCGCTCTGGCGTAAATCGCTGGTGAAGTCGGTACAGGGTTTTTTTCCGGCGCCTGAATTTCCATCCGAGCAAAAGACTCTGGAGCGTCGTCTCCATGGTTTTACAGCGGATAACAAGGAGTATAAATCTCCGGCTTTTCTGCTTGGGATGCGATCCATCAATCCAGGACCCAGCGGCGCGGATGGGCATATAACAGCGGAGTGGAATCTCACTCTGCCCGCTTCGGAAAAGGCTCAATTGGAAACCGGGGCCTTGCCTTTGACCTGGCAGCAGGGCGGCCGGCAGACGCCGATTTGGATTTCCCCAGAGGGTCTGTCGGTTGTTTCGGATATTGATGATACGATCAAGATCACGCAGGTTTTGAATCGTAAGGCTTTGGTGACGAACTCCCTCATCAAGGAATATCAGCCGGTCCCCGGCATGCCGGGACTCTATGCGCGACTCGCAGCCAGGCGTGCGGTATTTCATTACGTTTCCGCTTCGCCCTGGCAGCTCTATCCGGATTTAAGCGCATTCATTCAAAAGAATTTTCCGCACGGAACCGTATCATTACGGAAGCTGCGCTGGAAGGATTCCAGCACAGTCGACTTTCTTTGGAAGGATTCGCTCGCTTATAAGACATCGACCATTGCAGAGCTGATGGAGCGATTTCCCAAAAGGAAGTTTCTTCTGATCGGGGATTCCGGCGAAAAAGATCCTGAAGTCTATGACAGTCTGCGTCGACGTTTTCCTGCGCAAATTACCGGCATTTTGATTCGCATACCGCCGGAGCAAAAGTCGACAGATCGCAAGGAGGGCATGGAATACTTCCGTGAGCCCGCCGAGCTTGAGTTGGTTTTAAAGCGCTGGGGACTTTGA